In Rhizobium sp. WSM4643, the following are encoded in one genomic region:
- a CDS encoding SDR family NAD(P)-dependent oxidoreductase — protein sequence MSYQQKFRLDGERAVVTGGGRAIGLCCTEALAEAGAAVVVIERSEADAEQALALCDRGYDIEVRVGDVTDAARMDAIAAELADGGRPATILVNNAGIGQNGIPAENLTDADWLRMMDVNLNGVFWCSRAFGRPMISMKRGAIVNLGSMSGHICNRPQPQTAYNVSKAAVHHLTRSLAAEWAHHCIRVNAVAPTYIETPMVMAVEANRERIPLWLADTPMGRMGTPEEVASAVLFLASDAASLMTGAIVNVDAGFTCW from the coding sequence ATGAGCTACCAGCAGAAATTTCGCCTCGACGGCGAACGTGCGGTGGTCACAGGCGGAGGGCGTGCGATCGGTCTCTGCTGCACCGAGGCGCTGGCGGAGGCAGGCGCCGCCGTCGTTGTCATCGAACGCAGTGAGGCTGACGCTGAGCAAGCGCTTGCCCTGTGCGACAGAGGCTACGACATCGAAGTCCGGGTCGGCGACGTCACCGACGCGGCCCGAATGGACGCGATCGCAGCCGAGCTCGCCGATGGCGGGCGTCCGGCGACCATCCTGGTGAACAATGCCGGAATTGGCCAGAACGGCATCCCGGCGGAAAATCTCACCGACGCCGATTGGTTGCGCATGATGGACGTCAATCTGAATGGCGTCTTCTGGTGCTCGCGCGCCTTCGGCCGTCCGATGATTTCGATGAAACGTGGCGCCATCGTCAATCTGGGCTCGATGTCAGGTCACATCTGCAACCGGCCCCAGCCTCAGACGGCCTATAACGTCTCCAAGGCGGCGGTCCATCACCTCACGCGCTCGTTGGCCGCCGAGTGGGCGCATCACTGCATCAGGGTAAACGCCGTCGCGCCCACCTACATCGAGACACCGATGGTGATGGCCGTCGAAGCCAATCGCGAGCGTATACCGCTCTGGCTCGCCGACACGCCGATGGGCAGGATGGGAACGCCGGAGGAGGTAGCCAGCGCCGTCCTCTTCCTCGCGTCGGATGCGGCCAGCCTGATGACCGGGGCGATCGTCAACGTCGATGCAGGGTTCACCTGCTGGTAG
- a CDS encoding class I fructose-bisphosphate aldolase codes for MKSARLNRLFGVSGNCFDVAIDHGMFNERTFLAGIENMKTAIEVIADAAPDAIQLPPGTAPLLQAIPGKHRPALVLRTDIANIYGNPLPSQLFSEMIDRAVEQGIALDAACVVVNLLMLPDQPEVYRACVRNVNSLKRECEIYGMPLMVEPLVMQDNSKGAYMVDGAIDKILPLVRQAAELGADIIKADPCDNVEEYHRVVEIAQGLPVLVRGGGRVSDQEILIRTRELMEQGARGIVYGRNVIQHHNPAGMTRALMAIVHDKASVEQASLHIG; via the coding sequence ATGAAATCCGCGCGATTGAACCGACTTTTCGGCGTGTCTGGAAATTGTTTTGACGTTGCCATCGATCACGGCATGTTCAATGAACGAACCTTCCTCGCCGGCATCGAGAACATGAAGACGGCCATCGAGGTGATCGCGGACGCGGCGCCGGATGCCATTCAGCTGCCGCCGGGTACGGCACCTCTTCTGCAGGCGATCCCCGGCAAGCATCGCCCGGCACTGGTGCTGCGCACCGACATCGCCAACATCTATGGCAATCCCCTGCCGTCTCAGCTGTTTTCCGAAATGATCGACAGGGCGGTGGAGCAGGGCATTGCATTGGATGCTGCTTGTGTCGTCGTCAATCTTTTGATGCTTCCGGACCAGCCGGAAGTCTATCGCGCCTGCGTACGCAATGTGAACAGCCTGAAACGTGAATGCGAGATCTACGGCATGCCGCTGATGGTCGAGCCGCTCGTCATGCAGGACAATTCCAAGGGCGCCTACATGGTCGATGGCGCGATCGACAAGATCTTGCCGCTCGTGCGCCAGGCGGCTGAACTTGGCGCCGATATCATCAAGGCCGACCCCTGCGACAATGTCGAGGAATATCACCGCGTGGTCGAGATCGCCCAAGGCCTGCCGGTGCTCGTGCGCGGCGGCGGCCGCGTTTCGGATCAGGAAATCCTGATCCGCACCAGAGAGTTGATGGAGCAGGGCGCCCGTGGCATCGTCTATGGCCGCAACGTCATCCAGCATCACAATCCCGCCGGCATGACGCGGGCCTTGATGGCGATCGTCCATGACAAGGCTTCCGTCGAGCAAGCTTCGCTGCATATTGGCTGA
- a CDS encoding Gfo/Idh/MocA family protein — translation MTKIFRFGVIGCGLMGREFASAAARWLHLADVKTRPEIVAVCDTNATLLDWFRDHVPTVRQFTADYKELLANPEVDAVYCAVPHVLHQQFYIDILKAGKHLLGEKPFGMDAAQNREIMAVLAEHPELLVRCSSEMPFFPGAQKVIALAKSGEMGDIIEVEAGFLHSSDIDRQKPINWKRMADINGDYGCMGDLGMHVLHVPLRLGWRPTTLHAQLVKKVTERPDGKGGMLPCTTWDNATISSRVRTGDQDFPMVLKTWRIAPGESNTWYLRVLGMKKSAFFSTKSPRQWQWMDYNGGAQAWSTEDLGYGSLFPAITGKIFEFGFADAIQQMWAAFVDELAGGNANGFGCATPAEAQAHHAVLTAALKSGREDVVVPVEYDGASA, via the coding sequence ATGACGAAAATATTCCGCTTCGGCGTCATCGGCTGCGGTCTGATGGGACGCGAGTTCGCGAGCGCTGCGGCGCGCTGGCTGCATCTGGCCGATGTCAAGACGCGACCGGAAATCGTCGCCGTCTGCGATACCAACGCGACGCTGCTTGACTGGTTCAGGGATCATGTGCCGACTGTTCGCCAGTTCACCGCCGACTATAAGGAGCTTTTGGCCAATCCCGAGGTCGATGCGGTCTATTGCGCGGTCCCGCATGTGCTGCACCAGCAATTCTACATCGACATCCTGAAGGCTGGAAAACATCTTCTCGGCGAAAAGCCCTTCGGCATGGACGCCGCGCAGAACCGGGAGATCATGGCGGTTCTCGCCGAGCATCCGGAACTTCTGGTCCGCTGCTCGTCGGAAATGCCTTTCTTCCCCGGCGCGCAGAAGGTCATCGCGCTCGCAAAAAGCGGCGAGATGGGGGATATAATCGAAGTCGAGGCGGGTTTCCTGCACTCTTCGGATATCGACCGGCAGAAGCCGATCAACTGGAAGCGCATGGCCGATATCAATGGCGACTATGGCTGCATGGGTGATCTCGGCATGCATGTGCTGCACGTGCCGCTGCGTCTCGGCTGGCGCCCGACGACCCTGCATGCACAATTGGTCAAAAAGGTCACCGAACGTCCTGACGGCAAGGGCGGCATGTTGCCCTGCACCACCTGGGACAATGCCACGATCAGCAGCCGCGTGCGCACCGGGGATCAGGATTTCCCGATGGTGCTGAAAACCTGGCGCATCGCGCCCGGCGAATCCAACACCTGGTACCTAAGAGTTCTCGGCATGAAGAAGAGTGCGTTCTTTAGCACGAAGTCGCCGCGCCAGTGGCAGTGGATGGACTATAATGGCGGAGCGCAGGCTTGGAGTACCGAGGATCTGGGATATGGCTCGCTATTTCCGGCCATAACAGGCAAGATTTTCGAATTCGGTTTTGCCGACGCCATACAGCAGATGTGGGCGGCCTTCGTCGATGAGCTTGCCGGTGGGAATGCCAATGGTTTCGGCTGCGCGACGCCGGCCGAGGCGCAGGCGCATCACGCAGTCCTGACGGCAGCTCTCAAGTCCGGTCGCGAGGACGTCGTGGTGCCGGTCGAGTATGACGGGGCGTCAGCCTGA
- a CDS encoding D-lyxose/D-mannose family sugar isomerase encodes MQRSAINAALLRATESLERWHWALPAWGSWTAADFAAHPEASAYLRAHQLGWDVTDFGSDRFAECGLVLFCLRNGIVDVWGERTYAEKLLFVGEGQVTPAHRHATKMEDIINRAGGDLVIEFAASDIGGNVLTEDVTVPVDGLAHRLAAWEPLVLEPGQSVTIRTGLYHRFYGRKGGGPVLVGEVSQVNDDNSDNFFLEPIARFAAIEEDETPLRPLWNEGVN; translated from the coding sequence ATGCAGCGTTCTGCGATCAACGCCGCGTTGCTGCGGGCAACCGAGAGCCTCGAGCGCTGGCACTGGGCCCTGCCGGCATGGGGTTCCTGGACGGCGGCGGATTTTGCCGCTCATCCAGAGGCTTCAGCCTATTTGCGCGCCCATCAGCTGGGTTGGGATGTCACTGACTTCGGCTCGGACCGCTTCGCCGAATGCGGTCTCGTACTCTTCTGCCTGCGCAATGGCATCGTCGATGTCTGGGGTGAACGGACCTATGCCGAAAAGCTGCTCTTCGTTGGCGAAGGGCAGGTCACGCCGGCCCACCGTCATGCGACGAAGATGGAAGACATCATCAATCGCGCCGGCGGTGATCTCGTCATCGAATTCGCCGCAAGCGATATAGGCGGCAATGTGCTGACGGAGGATGTGACGGTTCCGGTAGACGGGCTGGCGCACCGGCTCGCTGCATGGGAACCGCTGGTACTTGAGCCCGGGCAGAGCGTGACGATCCGCACCGGGCTCTACCACCGCTTCTACGGCAGGAAAGGCGGCGGACCTGTGCTTGTCGGCGAGGTCAGTCAGGTCAACGACGACAACAGCGACAATTTCTTTCTGGAGCCGATCGCACGCTTTGCCGCGATCGAGGAAGACGAGACGCCGCTGAGACCCTTGTGGAACGAAGGAGTCAACTGA
- a CDS encoding carbohydrate kinase family protein, giving the protein MRAGEEVCDRDGQKQGGIVCAGNFIVDRVHTLSYWPDQGNLAHILHQDLGVGGGAANVVTDLASLGFPGKLAAAGCIGADQDGEIVKARLAGAGVDVGGLTAFADRVTAHTHVMNVPGQNRTFFYHGGANDAVTDELVSPAAFAKAGYRLFYLGYLMLLPGLDRIGPDGRSGASRLLEAARRAGLTTCVDFVSSEDPEFAKKVGVALPFCDYLIINEMEAGRATGAIVRDAKGDLIEAGLLEAGERLLAAGVVKGAIIHAPETCFWFASGASTIITRSRPVDPDDIVSTVGAGDAFCAAVLYGLHENWPVEHICAVAHAAAARCLKGATATDGIPDMSILLREAKETNPQSA; this is encoded by the coding sequence ATGCGAGCCGGGGAGGAGGTTTGCGATCGCGACGGTCAGAAGCAGGGCGGCATCGTTTGCGCGGGGAACTTCATCGTCGATCGGGTCCACACCCTGTCCTATTGGCCCGATCAGGGCAATCTAGCGCATATTCTGCACCAGGATCTGGGCGTGGGGGGTGGGGCGGCCAATGTCGTCACCGATCTGGCGTCGCTCGGATTTCCCGGAAAGCTGGCGGCGGCGGGGTGCATCGGCGCCGATCAGGACGGCGAAATCGTCAAGGCCCGCCTCGCAGGTGCCGGCGTCGATGTCGGTGGGCTGACGGCGTTTGCCGACCGGGTGACGGCGCATACGCATGTCATGAATGTGCCCGGCCAGAACCGGACCTTCTTCTATCATGGCGGCGCCAACGATGCTGTCACGGATGAGCTTGTCTCACCAGCAGCCTTCGCCAAGGCCGGCTATCGGCTGTTCTATCTCGGTTATCTCATGCTGTTGCCGGGTCTCGACCGCATCGGCCCTGACGGCCGTTCGGGAGCGTCGCGCCTGCTGGAAGCGGCGCGCCGCGCCGGCCTGACGACCTGCGTGGATTTCGTATCGAGCGAAGATCCGGAATTTGCAAAGAAGGTCGGCGTCGCTCTGCCCTTCTGCGATTATCTGATCATCAACGAGATGGAGGCGGGTCGGGCAACCGGCGCTATCGTCCGCGATGCGAAGGGAGATTTGATCGAGGCGGGGCTTTTGGAAGCGGGCGAGCGCCTGCTTGCGGCCGGTGTCGTCAAGGGCGCGATCATCCATGCACCGGAAACCTGCTTCTGGTTTGCATCAGGCGCTTCCACGATCATCACGCGTTCACGACCTGTCGATCCCGATGACATCGTCAGTACCGTCGGCGCAGGAGACGCTTTCTGCGCCGCCGTGCTCTATGGCCTGCATGAGAACTGGCCGGTCGAGCATATCTGCGCCGTCGCCCATGCCGCAGCTGCGCGTTGCCTCAAGGGGGCGACGGCCACAGATGGCATCCCCGATATGTCCATCCTTCTTCGCGAGGCGAAGGAGACGAACCCGCAATCCGCTTAG
- a CDS encoding L-iditol 2-dehydrogenase: MTYAEAARLSDKVALVTGGASGIGKAVCERFAAEGARVVVADLDGERCARVAEAIGPQAWGVALDVTSQDSIEEAVRFTISTAGQIDILVNAAGIYDVESILEISRERTARVFQVNIEGLIFMTQAVARHMVERGEGGRIINFSSQAGRRGEGPAVAYCASKAAVISITQSCALELIRYGINVNAIAPGVVDTPMWDIVDAKLGSREGLKPGDVKRRVAAAVPAGRFGAPHEQAAMAAFLAGPDAAYIVAQCYNVDGGNVMS, from the coding sequence ATGACATATGCGGAAGCGGCGCGGCTCTCCGACAAGGTGGCATTGGTCACAGGAGGAGCGAGCGGCATCGGCAAGGCGGTATGCGAACGCTTCGCCGCCGAAGGCGCGAGGGTTGTCGTGGCAGACCTCGACGGTGAACGATGCGCACGGGTGGCAGAAGCGATCGGCCCTCAGGCCTGGGGTGTCGCGCTTGACGTGACCAGCCAGGACAGCATCGAAGAAGCTGTACGCTTCACTATATCAACCGCCGGTCAGATCGACATCCTGGTCAACGCCGCAGGCATTTACGATGTCGAGTCCATCCTGGAAATATCCCGGGAGCGGACCGCTAGGGTATTTCAGGTCAATATCGAAGGGCTGATCTTCATGACGCAGGCCGTTGCCCGACACATGGTGGAGAGAGGGGAAGGTGGACGCATCATCAACTTCTCGTCCCAGGCTGGCCGTCGGGGCGAAGGACCGGCGGTGGCTTACTGCGCTTCCAAGGCGGCCGTCATCAGCATCACGCAAAGCTGCGCTTTGGAGCTGATCCGTTACGGGATCAACGTCAACGCCATCGCTCCCGGCGTCGTCGATACGCCGATGTGGGACATCGTCGATGCAAAACTCGGCAGCCGGGAAGGTTTGAAACCCGGTGACGTCAAGCGCCGCGTGGCCGCCGCCGTCCCCGCCGGACGATTCGGCGCGCCCCACGAACAAGCTGCCATGGCGGCCTTCCTGGCCGGGCCAGATGCAGCATACATCGTGGCGCAGTGCTACAATGTCGACGGCGGAAATGTCATGAGCTGA
- a CDS encoding zinc-dependent alcohol dehydrogenase family protein, producing the protein MRAVRLESIGSLTMRSVEKPVAGPGELLVRVAVAGICGSDRHMYKGEYPTAIPVTLGHEFSGIVEEIGDGVTRFTGGELVTVDPNISCGTCRACRQARPNLCESLTAIGVTRDGGFAEYVVVPHAQAFVLPADLDPVHGAFSEPLACCIHAIDKARIRPGDSVAILGGGVIGLLMVQLARLAGGGEIVLITRQQSRRQTALRLGATHAFEPAASDTIASVREVTKGGADVVIECAGVSDTLQSGLKMARRGGIFVLFGVTPAGVEVPVLPFDLLVNEVDIRPAYLNPFTHSRAASMVASGALELDALVTKTIGLEEVADVVGNAPLPGEIKVIVRP; encoded by the coding sequence ATGAGGGCTGTACGCTTGGAGTCGATCGGGTCTTTGACCATGCGCAGCGTCGAGAAGCCGGTTGCCGGGCCGGGCGAGCTGCTTGTCCGGGTTGCGGTGGCCGGCATCTGCGGTTCCGATCGCCACATGTATAAGGGCGAATATCCGACAGCGATCCCGGTGACGCTGGGGCACGAATTCTCCGGCATCGTCGAAGAGATCGGCGATGGGGTGACACGGTTTACCGGCGGCGAGTTGGTGACGGTCGACCCGAATATCTCGTGCGGCACCTGTCGGGCCTGCAGGCAGGCGCGGCCGAACTTGTGCGAGAGCTTGACCGCCATCGGTGTCACACGAGATGGCGGCTTTGCCGAATATGTGGTGGTGCCGCACGCCCAGGCCTTCGTCCTGCCGGCCGACCTCGATCCTGTTCACGGCGCCTTCAGTGAACCGCTGGCCTGCTGCATCCACGCCATCGACAAGGCAAGGATCCGTCCGGGCGACAGCGTTGCGATCCTCGGCGGGGGCGTGATCGGTCTGCTCATGGTACAACTGGCCCGCCTGGCTGGGGGAGGCGAGATCGTTTTGATTACGCGACAGCAATCGAGACGCCAAACCGCTTTGCGCCTGGGAGCCACGCACGCCTTCGAACCGGCCGCTTCGGATACAATCGCTTCTGTTCGGGAGGTCACCAAAGGCGGCGCAGACGTGGTCATCGAGTGCGCCGGCGTCAGCGACACGCTGCAAAGCGGTCTGAAAATGGCGCGGCGCGGTGGCATCTTCGTGCTTTTCGGGGTGACGCCGGCAGGTGTCGAGGTGCCGGTTCTGCCCTTCGATCTGCTGGTAAACGAAGTCGATATCAGGCCCGCCTACCTCAATCCCTTCACCCATTCGCGCGCTGCGTCAATGGTCGCGAGCGGGGCGTTGGAACTGGATGCATTGGTCACCAAAACCATCGGTCTCGAGGAGGTCGCCGACGTGGTGGGCAACGCGCCATTGCCAGGCGAGATCAAGGTCATCGTCCGACCCTAG
- a CDS encoding LacI family DNA-binding transcriptional regulator has product MTTSIRHIAKLAGTSVSSVSRVLNNSGYASPELRDRVEAAIRTLNYTPSKGARMLRGAPSRMIGLMLPSIEVPFFGILAHAIEQELFQHGYQTLICSTAESMDHEVRYISMLLAQRVDGVIVASAFGSIEHFGVLRDAGIPIIAIDRELSGIADDAVMADHEEGGRLMARHLMGLGHRAIAIVGAPAHSQPIQLRLQGITAEMAKDAIAPATVAMAEEHSFAETYRLARELLASRPEVTAIIGTTDVSAIAAIHAIQDRGFSVPNDYSVVGFDDLPEAAYVFPRLTTVAQPIRDVGQQAARLLEALIEEHQTGYESRQGAIVKVPVTLIERDSTGTVRRTRPS; this is encoded by the coding sequence GTGACGACCAGTATCCGACATATCGCTAAGCTTGCAGGAACGTCAGTCTCTTCGGTCTCGCGCGTGCTCAACAACAGCGGTTATGCCTCGCCTGAGCTCAGAGATCGCGTCGAGGCGGCTATCCGAACACTGAACTACACGCCCAGCAAGGGTGCCCGTATGCTGCGCGGTGCACCAAGCCGGATGATCGGACTGATGTTGCCGTCGATCGAGGTGCCTTTCTTCGGCATCCTCGCCCATGCGATCGAACAGGAACTGTTTCAGCACGGCTATCAGACGCTGATCTGCAGCACGGCGGAAAGTATGGACCATGAGGTGCGCTATATCTCGATGCTGCTCGCTCAGCGCGTCGACGGCGTCATCGTGGCAAGCGCCTTCGGCAGCATCGAGCATTTCGGGGTGCTGCGGGACGCTGGCATTCCAATCATCGCCATTGACCGCGAGCTGAGCGGCATTGCCGACGATGCTGTCATGGCCGATCACGAGGAGGGCGGACGGCTGATGGCGCGCCATCTGATGGGCCTCGGCCACCGGGCAATCGCCATCGTCGGCGCGCCGGCCCACAGTCAGCCGATCCAGCTTCGCCTTCAGGGCATCACGGCGGAGATGGCGAAAGATGCGATCGCGCCTGCCACCGTGGCGATGGCGGAAGAGCACAGCTTTGCAGAGACCTACCGGCTGGCGCGGGAATTGCTGGCCTCTCGACCTGAGGTCACCGCGATCATCGGCACGACCGACGTTTCGGCGATTGCCGCCATCCATGCCATCCAGGATCGCGGATTTTCCGTTCCGAACGACTATTCGGTCGTAGGCTTCGACGACCTGCCGGAGGCAGCCTACGTCTTTCCACGGCTGACAACGGTCGCGCAGCCGATCCGCGATGTCGGACAGCAGGCAGCACGGCTGCTGGAAGCGCTGATCGAAGAGCACCAAACAGGGTACGAATCTCGGCAAGGCGCGATCGTAAAAGTGCCGGTCACCCTGATCGAGCGCGATTCCACCGGCACTGTTCGCAGGACGCGGCCAAGCTAG
- a CDS encoding esterase/lipase family protein, with amino-acid sequence MNDTVLLFHGIARTKKSMAKLAGFLSAHGYRVVNVGYPSTKFSISDLVDIIRPEIDGAAKEAGDGRVHFVGYSMGGLIVRAFLRNYRPANLGRVVMVGTPNSGSQIADFLRNWPLFRKVYGPAGQQLITDQTAMTELFGTVDYELGIIAGNRTIDPVSSLIIGLRVPNDGKVSVESTRLDGASAHIVIPANHTFLPVNKTMWSETLSFLQDGRFTS; translated from the coding sequence ATGAACGACACAGTTCTCCTGTTTCACGGAATTGCCCGGACGAAGAAAAGCATGGCGAAGCTCGCCGGCTTCCTGTCGGCCCACGGGTATCGGGTTGTGAACGTCGGTTACCCCTCCACCAAGTTTTCGATCAGCGACCTCGTCGACATCATCCGACCTGAGATCGACGGCGCTGCGAAGGAGGCAGGCGACGGCCGGGTCCATTTCGTCGGTTATTCGATGGGCGGGCTGATTGTCCGCGCTTTTCTCAGGAACTATCGCCCAGCCAACCTGGGGAGAGTTGTGATGGTCGGAACGCCGAATAGCGGCAGTCAGATTGCCGATTTCCTCAGGAACTGGCCCTTGTTCAGGAAGGTCTATGGACCGGCAGGACAGCAGCTAATTACCGATCAAACCGCGATGACGGAGCTGTTTGGCACTGTCGATTATGAACTTGGCATCATCGCCGGGAATCGGACCATCGACCCGGTCTCTTCCCTTATCATCGGCCTCAGGGTTCCGAATGATGGAAAGGTTTCGGTGGAGAGCACCCGTCTCGACGGCGCGTCGGCGCATATCGTCATTCCGGCAAACCACACTTTCTTACCCGTCAACAAGACGATGTGGAGCGAGACACTGTCGTTTTTGCAAGATGGGCGGTTTACAAGCTGA
- a CDS encoding right-handed parallel beta-helix repeat-containing protein codes for MTAILRKKVHGASTRGQVIDGAPDVGVGYQVFSDTVIEDVIVKNSPRGFKFHNGKNLTVRRCETENVNGDGIYLTKTTHVLLENNRIGAAPGEGADCCQFAYQNSDDNISSDIVIRGNLFLQTPASASNKGALVCDRTRKYLVEYNFIGGKNFSFSSIGDDAVVRSNIMRDGRMNDYSFGYGIADKADHAGHHVYDNWIENTNRGVSLSGFSDQELAFRKDIDIHDNVISQCDIAFFANRPWSGSFRRNIFLRCEQDMVLKGNGKATAGDIDGNYRNDGSFLNITPPPLRLKPDGKASVASGEWTSEPDEIRIQWRDKGIDIPGANRPSITVEPGMELSCVLLARKAQNWMLAIAETAYDDFTPRAWQEHRLLWQKRYLSI; via the coding sequence ATGACCGCCATCCTGCGAAAGAAAGTTCACGGCGCGTCTACACGCGGACAGGTCATCGATGGTGCGCCCGATGTCGGCGTCGGCTATCAGGTGTTTTCCGATACGGTGATCGAAGACGTTATCGTCAAGAATTCTCCTCGAGGCTTCAAATTTCACAATGGCAAGAATCTCACCGTCAGGCGCTGTGAAACGGAGAATGTAAACGGCGACGGCATCTACCTGACAAAGACGACGCACGTGTTGCTGGAGAATAATCGCATCGGCGCGGCGCCGGGCGAGGGAGCAGACTGCTGCCAGTTCGCCTATCAAAACAGCGACGACAATATCAGCTCCGATATCGTGATCCGCGGCAATCTCTTCCTGCAGACGCCGGCGAGCGCATCGAACAAGGGCGCGCTGGTCTGCGACAGAACTCGCAAATACCTGGTCGAATACAATTTCATCGGCGGCAAGAATTTCTCCTTTTCGTCGATTGGGGATGACGCCGTGGTGCGCAGCAACATCATGCGCGATGGCAGGATGAATGATTATTCCTTCGGCTACGGCATCGCCGACAAGGCCGACCACGCCGGGCATCACGTTTATGACAACTGGATCGAGAACACCAATCGTGGCGTCAGCCTGAGCGGCTTTTCGGATCAGGAACTGGCATTTCGCAAAGACATCGATATCCACGACAACGTCATCAGCCAATGCGACATCGCGTTCTTCGCCAATCGACCGTGGTCCGGGAGCTTTCGGCGCAACATATTCCTGCGGTGCGAACAGGACATGGTTCTCAAGGGAAACGGCAAGGCGACTGCGGGTGATATCGATGGCAACTATCGCAACGATGGCAGCTTTCTGAATATCACCCCGCCGCCGCTTCGCTTGAAGCCTGACGGCAAGGCTTCCGTTGCCTCCGGCGAATGGACATCCGAGCCCGACGAAATCCGCATCCAGTGGCGTGACAAGGGGATCGACATCCCAGGTGCCAATCGGCCTTCCATTACGGTTGAGCCTGGCATGGAATTGTCATGCGTCTTGCTTGCCCGCAAGGCGCAGAACTGGATGCTGGCGATCGCTGAGACTGCCTATGACGACTTCACGCCGCGCGCATGGCAAGAACATAGGCTGCTTTGGCAGAAGCGCTATCTCTCGATTTAA